Proteins co-encoded in one Theileria equi strain WA chromosome 3, complete sequence genomic window:
- a CDS encoding B-box zinc finger domain-containing protein (encoded by transcript BEWA_005370A) encodes MENPVIRDSDEWDSIEFALQLRCRSSRVRLLQAWNITKAEPLSMFNRRSKNTLVLESFIDSSALDRYNSVQNVCTRGFEIGANGFIVTIGNLSLPGFPLLNTDGNGGDLLANNIGTLDNSGKIVPPKSATISETTFSSIHGDKKVFEYFICDVAVGKSIKVPNVLEAQRSRVSMPAEYDSYFLSNSESEKFDTITVSNTVESGIKNPTHLVGDHSYTKGVLPKNAFKHEYIIYDSSQILPKYLIQFECNPSAEESYALPLCDNCQNDVATIYCSSDAARMCTKCDTRIHSQNKVVSRHIRMPLNEMPRAQTKCKIHRSKSYHLYCIVCNVPICQLCTSNHIHNNTSDGILRETTFIPINIAYESAVLDLKTTSNYIIDKRRKELMKVLSDIETVKNVVSDNCQSVEAACYEMLEEALKNLQHLVDKSLGIVLSEQTENKRQLNEINWSEYFIGYMRSNLLPPDYLRSWLCHCRLRNQLSNNSYKGPQKELFADIVLEAELSIVPEDVKLQNKT; translated from the exons ATGGAGAACCCTGTTATCAGAGACAGTGATGAATGGGACTCAATAGAGTTTGCTCTTCAATTACGCTGCCGTTCTTCAAGAGTTAGATTATTGCAAGCATGGAATATAACAAAGGCTGAACCCCTCTCTATGTTCAATCGCCGCTCCAAG AATACACTTgttttggaaagttttatCGACTCTTCTGCATTAGACCGCTACAATTCTGTGCAGAATGTCTGCACAAGAGGTTTTGAAATTGGTGCAAATGGCTTTATCGTAACAATCGGAAATTTGAG TCTTCCTGGGTTTCCATTATTGAATACTGACGGAAATGGAGGAGACTTGCTAGCTAACAATATCG GCACACTAGATAATAGTGGCAAGATCGTTCCACCAAAGAGTGCTACAATATCTGAAACAACGTTTTCAAGCATACATGGTGATAAAAAAGtttttgaatattttatatgTGACGTTG CTGTTGGCAAATCCATAAAAGTTCCAAATGTACTCGAGGCACAACGATCAAGAGTATCCATGCCAGCAGAATATgattcatattttttatcaaattCTGAATCAGAAAAGTTTGATACAATAACTGTATCTAATACGGTGGAAAGTGGTATCAAAAATCCAACCCATTTGGTTGGAGATCATTCTTATACTAAGGGTGTACTTCCAAAAAATGCCTTTAAACACGAATATATAATATATGATTCTTCTCAG ATACTTCCAAAGTACTTGATACAATTTGAATGCAATCCTAGCGCTGAAGAATCTTATGCTTTACCACTATGTGATAATTGTCAAAATGATGTGGCTACGATCTATTGTTCTTCTGATGCTGCTAG GATGTGTACAAAATGCGATACTCGCATACATTCACAAAATAAGGTAGTTTCTCGACACATTAGGATGCCACTTAATGAG ATGCCGAGAGCACAAACAAAGTGTAAAATCCATCGTTCCAAATCATATCACTTGTATTGTATCGTTTGTAACGTTCCAATCTGTCAGCTCTGTACTTCGAATCATATTCATAACAACACATCAGATGGTATTTTGA GAGAAACGACATTTATACCCATCAACATTGCATACGAATCCGCTGTACTTGACCTTAAGACGACCTCAAACTATATCATAGATAAAAGGAGAAAAGAGCTAATGAAAGTCCTATCTGATATAGAAACTGTTAAAAATGTGGTATCAGACAACTGTCAAAGTGTAGAGGCTGCATGCTACGAAATGTTGGAAGAAGCTCTAAAAAATCTGCAACATCTTGTAGATAAATCACTGGGAATTGTATTATCGGAGCAAACAGAAAACAAGAGGCAACTTAATGAAATAAATTGGTCGGAATATTTCATAGGATATATGCGCAGCAACCTACTCCCCCCCGACTATCTTCGATCATGGCTCTGTCATTGTAGATTGCGAAATCAGCTGTCGAACAATAGCTACAAAGGACCACAAAAGGAACTGTTCGCAGACATCGTGCTAGAAGCGGAGCTCAGCATCGTTCCAGAAGATGTAAAATTACAAAACAAAACATAA
- a CDS encoding hypothetical protein (encoded by transcript BEWA_005380A) translates to MDVNYKSYFRWEDIKPFCTDPSLLTLEALFILLTLCNVYVVHTLFVTVLPAPLFITWWQLTQGLWTAWVLGDFGAAFPKLAYFPPIAIEYRLLRDLFLPTISYVSMLSSANVLLSKAPTTAAFPILAAGAVAAHHAARFVACGEEYMPMRWKAIGFLLLAFVLGSTDPKIAPGSVITAACVYAFLAAIFRAGCMERALHIVNGKGNSLHNHQHLLGSILLPIAIIFGGEIKVLTESLPFDLINPRTWQVWGCFFTVGALPFVKNVVSNRLIRQTGQAPWRCLELISVALLFVIGSVQQSPSWQAILATCFVLVGRLLGAFDVIKNLQSDDDPIDLYTQASRPFLVHGESSLEGSARSESEA, encoded by the coding sequence ATGGATGTGAATTATAAGTCGTATTTTCGTTGGGAGGATATAAAACCCTTTTGCACTGATCCAAGCCTACTGACGCTGGAGGCTCTGTTTATATTGCTGACATTATGCAATGTGTACGTTGTACATACATTGTTTGTCACAGTACTTCCAGCTCCATTGTTTATAACATGGTGGCAACTCACCCAAGGCTTATGGACAGCTTGGGTTTTGGGTGATTTTGGTGCAGCATTTCCCAAATTGGCATATTTTCCACCAATTGCCATTGAATATAGGTTGCTAAGGGATTTGTTTTTGCCTACAATATCTTATGTATCTATGTTATCATCGGCAAATGTGTTATTGTCAAAGGCACCAACAACAGCAGCCTTTCCTATTTTGGCAGCCGGAGCTGTGGCAGCTCATCATGCAGCAAGGTTTGTAGCTTGTGGAGAGGAGTATATGCCAATGAGATGGAAAGCAATTGGATTTTTGCTTCTTGCATTTGTATTGGGATCAACTGACCCTAAAATTGCTCCGGGAAGTGTAATTACTGCAGCTTGCGTTTACGCCTTTTTGGCTGCTATATTCCGTGCTGGTTGCATGGAAAGGGCACTTCATATTGTTAATGGAAAGGGTAATTCATTACACAACCATCAACATCTCCTTGGTTCTATTTTGCTCCCAATTGCAATCATTTTTGGTGGAGAAATCAAGGTTTTGACTGAAAGTTTGCCCTTTGATTTGATAAATCCTAGAACATGGCAAGTTTGGGGTTGTTTTTTCACCGTTGGTGCACTACCTTTCGTTAAGAATGTTGTTTCTAATAGGCTAATTAGACAGACTGGTCAAGCTCCATGGCGTTGTTTAGAGTTAATTTCAGTTGCTTTGCTCTTTGTAATAGGTTCTGTACAACAATCTCCATCATGGCAGGCTATATTGGCCACATGTTTCGTGTTAGTTGGTCGTCTTTTGGGAGCTTTTGATGTTATAAAGAATCTGCAATCCGATGATGATCCTATAGATTTATATACTCAGGCGAGCAGACCATTCCTTGTGCACGGTGAAAGCAGTTTGGAAGGCAGTGCTCGCAGTGAATCTGAAGCATAA
- a CDS encoding hypothetical protein (encoded by transcript BEWA_005390A): MITLAILSSAFSSTISCIYGVNYYAFGVCLFYVILKVIERSFSETSIYYNSSFLPKQFKHTYSLVLDLDETLIRSVRTRPNRSVPTIPVKINDKIAHFVVFKRPHLDTFLMEMRKIYEIVIYTASCQQYAEAILHHTCINHLVDRKLYRNDCIINDYGEFVKDLRKVRNDTSKVILIDNSLAAGSIFPENFIPIDSWFGGSYDTALLDIMPLLSALRNVKDVRLIINLRCMESKNEEIRDQNTTHNTLKQKSQSGPSHSVPPTYRYNPNINFSDGTEMNWHRIGERLNTKLKQIADSLGYQDHPNASHTGRSKSLLIFYARMNKGIIEDKIRLALSPSFLNIVDKSGGCGAAFDAVIVSTLFENKKLIERQRLVNASIAEEMAKIHAFTMKCHTPKEWEDKNKNLNKIE; this comes from the exons ATGATTACACTGGCTATTTTATCGTCTGCGTTTTCATCAACTATATCATGTATATATGGAGTAAATTACTATGCTTTCGGCGTATGTCTATTTTATGTTATTTTAAAGGTTATAGAGCGTTCGTTTTCTGAAACGTCTATCTATTATAACTCGTCTTTCTTACCTAAACAGTTCAAACATACTTACTCCCTTGTACTTGATCTCGATGAGACGCTTATCCGATCAGTTAGAACGAGG CCTAATAGATCTGTGCCCACAATTCCTGTAAAGATTAACGATAAGATCGCCCACTTCGTTGTTTTCAAAAGACCGCATTTAGACACATTTTTAATGGAG ATGAGGAAGATCTATGAAATTGTTATTTACACCGCGAGTTGTCAGCAGTATGCGGAAGCAATATTACATCACACATGTATTAATCATTTGGTTGATCGCAAACTATATCGTAACGATTGTATTATAAATGATTATGGAGAATTTGTCAAGGATTTGAGAAAAGTCCGTAATGATACTTCTAAAGTAATTTTGATTGATAATTCATTGGCTGCTGGATCCATTTTTCCAG AAAACTTTATTCCTATCGATAGTTGGTTTGGAGGTTCGTATGATACAGCCTTGTTGGACATCATGCCTCTTTTATCGGCATTACGTAATGTAAAGGATGTTAGGTTGATAATAAATTTGAGATGTATGGAATCAAAG AATGAGGAGATTCGAGATCAAAATACTACGCATAACACTTTGAAGCAAAAATCACAGTCTGGTCCCTCTCATTCAGTTCCGCCTACATACAGATATAATCCTAACATTAATTTTTCTGATGGCACAGAAATGAACTGGCATAGAATTGGCGAGAGGTTGAACACAAAGCTCAAGCAGATTGCGGATTCTCTTGGGTATCAGGATCATCCAAATGCTTCGCATACTGGGAGATC TAAAAGTTTACTTATATTTTATGCAAGAATGAATAAGGGAATTATCGAAGATAAGATAAGATTGGCGCTATCGCCATCATTTTTGAATATTGTAGATAAATCCGGGGGTTGTGGCGCGGCTTTTGATGCTGTTATCGTTTCAACTCTATTCGAAAATAAGAAACTGATAGAAAGACAGAGATTGGTCAATGCATCTATTGCAGAGGAGATGGCAAAGATACACGCCTTCACTATGAAGTGCCATACACCAAAGGAATGGGAAGACAAGaacaaaaatttgaataAAATCGAGTAA